The following proteins are co-located in the Vigna unguiculata cultivar IT97K-499-35 chromosome 9, ASM411807v1, whole genome shotgun sequence genome:
- the LOC114162201 gene encoding putative RING-H2 finger protein ATL12 → MSNALNFNPFKKHLLVMFTMVLSIPFSVQSQDREEEEQNLPQQPQTVQPSKGIVIAVLSTMFAITTILLLYVKFCRVNNRHQLLTPNSNLQNFQGRSRSSSRLSGIDREVVKTLPFFTFSSLKGFKDGLECTVCLSRFEDAETLRLLPKCMHAFHMNCIDKWFESHSTCPLCRRRVEAGDIKNLNYSLSSRFLRVPSNLTEDLNLEIFVQREASHRGSSTRGFKDAGKCKKQELLLGDGSGTKWDKHVRVTNLKIVISDVFTRSRWSDLNSSDLLSLNSEMLNDVSSRRFCSSSLESTADSGKVQGSWRCKEEEKWFTEVNPGEKRCMSEIANVPRFAEMGKENRIGESVRSNERLGRVWLPIARRTIQWIAKQERNPSELEPKTLASNV, encoded by the coding sequence ATGTCTAACGCCCTCAACTTCAACCCCTTTAAGAAGCATTTGCTAGTAATGTTCACCATGGTTCTCTCTATCCCCTTCAGTGTTCAATCTCAAGACAGGGAAGAGGAAGAACAGAACCTGCCACAACAACCTCAAACCGTTCAGCCAAGCAAGGGGATTGTGATAGCAGTGCTCTCCACCATGTTTGCCATTACAACTATCTTACTTTTATATGTGAAGTTCTGTCGAGTCAACAACCGTCATCAACTTCTTACCCCAAACTCAAATCTCCAAAACTTTCAGGGCCGATCTCGATCAAGTTCAAGACTTTCTGGTATCGACAGAGAAGTAGTTAAAACCCTCCCTTTCTTCACGTTTTCATCCCTGAAAGGATTCAAAGATGGCCTAGAATGCACTGTTTGTCTCTCCAGATTCGAGGACGCAGAGACTCTAAGACTGCTTCCGAAGTGCATGCACGCTTTCCACATGAATTGCATTGACAAGTGGTTTGAAAGCCACTCCACGTGTCCTCTCTGTAGACGCAGGGTTGAGGCAGGGGACATCAAGAACCTCAACTACTCCCTAAGCTCAAGGTTCCTCCGGGTTCCATCAAATCTCACGGAGGATCTGAACCTTGAAATCTTCGTTCAGAGAGAGGCATCTCATCGAGGGTCATCGACAAGAGGCTTCAAGGACGCTGGGAAGTGCAAGAAACAAGAACTGCTTCTTGGTGATGGTAGTGGCACAAAGTGGGACAAACATGTTCGTGTGACAAACCTTAAAATAGTTATCTCTGACGTTTTCACGAGGAGCAGGTGGAGTGATCTTAACTCTTCGGACCTGTTGTCGTTGAACAGCGAGATGCTTAATGATGTCAGCAGCAGGAGATTCTGTTCCAGTTCTTTGGAATCTACAGCAGACAGTGGGAAGGTTCAGGGAAGTTGGCGTTGTAAGGAGGAAGAAAAGTGGTTTACGGAAGTGAATCCTGGTGAGAAGAGGTGCATGTCTGAGATTGCGAATGTTCCGAGGTTTGCAGAAATGGGGAAGGAGAATAGGATCGGAGAAAGTGTGAGATCAAATGAGAGATTGGGGAGAGTTTGGCTGCCGATTGCACGAAGAACTATCCAATGGATTGCAAAACAAGAAAGGAATCCGAGTGAATTAGAACCAAAAACTCTAGCCTCAAATGTTTGA